The sequence ttatgatatgTGTGTAGCTACGACAGTGAGGATGCTCAAAGAATAATTACGGTTTCTTTAGGAGCCTGGATCTTATGTCGGAGAAGGGGTGAAAGTTATGGGGAAATTGAAGGTGTTAAGGTAAGTTAATGAGTTTAGATTTTTTATGTTCTGGTTTGATTTGGCGATGTTGTAAAAGTATGGCAGCAGGGTTGATGCACTACTAGGATAGCTAGTAATAATCAATGTTTAAAGGAAGGGATTATATCGGAAGATGGGAAGAATACACAATgatttagtttgcttgaaatttaGTACAATTACAAGCCTTATAAAAGACAATCATTAATTTGTTTACTACCATAATGATTTTCATCCCGAGAATAATTATTAATTATTAATTTTCATCCCGAGAATAATTATTTTCGTACCTAAATGCTAGATTTTCATCCCGAGAATAATTATTAATTTGTTTACTACCATAAGAGTGTACATTATTGGCCAATCAAAACGGATATTGTGTGTGTAAGTGTGTATCTCTGGACAAACTGATCATATGAGTGTACATTATTTACTACCACTTTTCCTTTGTTGCAGCATTAAAAAATGAAGAGTATCTCATTTTAGGTACTCGTTTTTGTTTCAGCATACAGACTACTTCATTTTGAAATTTACTATGCCGATAGATTTCAAATAATTCGAACTGATTACTCTGATGGGTGTTGGACTGATTCATTTTGGGACCTTCCACTGTTGAGAAATGCAATAAATTTTGAAAGAAAGTGTTTTACACTTGTCTTGCAGGGTAATGTCTCTCTTCTACAAATATTgtctcttttacttttctataatGTATCTGTTAGATTGTTACCTTACTGATTTTGGTCTGCCTATTTTATGCAAGACTAGAGTGTACTCAGTCCTTATTCCTCTTTTTGTAGGGTTGGAACCTGGAAGTACAGATGCAGTAGCATTTTAAGACTTGGCCCCAGTTTGATGTACCGTTACGGACCATTGAGTGTGAAAATGACACTGTAAGCTATAGGTATCTTGTTATTAATTCCGAGCTCCAGGATCACGTCAATCAATAATGAATACAATTTTTATGTGGTCAATAAGGATTCAAACAGAAGCATTAATAGGGTTTGATTTTGATACCGTCTTATCTGATAGTGACCTTAAAAATTGGTTGAGATCATCCTTAGAGTAAGTCAATCCTTAGATCATTTATGTGTTCCGCAGAGGTTTGTTAGCTCAAAACCTTGGTTGATGTGCAATGAAATAAGAAGCCAAGAACTCTCTTTTCTTCAAGTAAATGTTCATATTATTGACACTCTTATGTTGAATCGAGTACTCCCGGCCTATTGTGATGTATTAGGAGCTGCAGGTTTCCTTTGAAGCTAGTCTCTTGTATTCCAGGTATAAGATTCATTGATTTTTATGTGTAcctagttgtacacatgttgatttttaatgtgtacatagttgtacacctgttgatttaATGTGCACATGGTTATACAcctgttgattgttaatgtgcaCATGATTATACACCCGTTTATTGTTAATGAGTGCACATGTCGATTCTTATATTAGATATGTTATCTTGATTCTTAGTCGTATGTTTAACTTTACTGGTTTTGAATTACTGACTGACGCATAAACATTGTGGTTCTGGTATAAATATTACGGACTTCAAATACTCGGCAACCAATCTGCTGGAAAATTATTTTAGAAATAAAACGAGCTAGTATGTGTTAGGCAAGGTGGGAGTTGTTGCGAAAAATTATCATGCATGGCCCACCGACAGGTATGCAGTTCCCATCGCAGGTATCTGTTTTGCCTATTGATGGTTCACAAATAAACATGTACAGAATCTGTAAGTACTTCCCTTAAAGTTAATTTGTTCGGTATTCAAAAGGTTTAGTTTTTCCTATTTTGTAACGGTAGTAGTTGATTTCTAATATTCCTAGATGACTAGATCATCTCTCATTGATTTCCTTACGAGCACATACGTTGGACTGGACGTCAAGAGTAACACTTTATAGCAGATTAATGGGCTAAGTTTTCCACTGACAGTACTCCTCTGTTTTATCTCATTCGTGAAGAATTGTGGACCATGTAATTTTAGCTTGTAAGAGGAATAGTTTTATTGGCGAATGTGTATTCAAGTTCATTCAGCAGTTGTCATGTTTAACTTTTGAGATCCATCAAAATTTAACTTAATGAGATTGAAAGTCGGCATGGTTCTTCCAGTGGGTGTTTCAGGCCTTGGGCGGTTGGGAAGGTGAACTTGATTACTGTCACCAGCTTCTTGAAgatgatatttttaataattCGGCTTGGAATCAGGTAAGAGGCCTTGAGTTTCTGCTTGAACTTTTATCTACTTTCTTTTAGAGACTGCACTAAATGCAGATCAGAAACATCAAACTTCATCAGTACATGCTGCAAAGTCCCCAATCGACATATATATACTGGGTTCAATTGTTAATAtaatcttctttctttcttttttttggtggGCACACCAGAGATATTTCGTAGTGACAAGATATCCTCTCtttggaggccttcagacagtgAGCATAAGCTTGCCAGTGATGGGATTCAAGCTCTTATTTTTGCAACTTTAGCCACTATGGTAAGTTCATATTGATTCttaacgtgtacattgttgtacacctattgattgctaatgtgtacatagttgtacacctgattgctaatgtgtacatagttatgCACATATTGATTCTTTTTGAAGTTCACCATAGTTTTTGAATGTATGAAGACTTTGATTTGGTTTTCAACATATGATTACGATCCAAAATTGGACTTCAGATTCGAGATCGATGCATCTTTGTCTCTATTACCaatcaaaaaaaattgaatttcatCTATTTTCAATTTGAATAAATATCTGCTTTGTGGAATGTCTTGGCATTTCTTATTTCCTATCAGATATTAGGCTTCCAATATAAGAGTTAGCTTGGATAGCTGAAGtataagtgtacattgttgtacacatgttacagaattacatgtgtacataatAGCCCACTCTAGGATTCttaatcatattttagtgaatatcTTTTTTCATTTCTTGGATTTATATGAGTCACTCactgttggttatgaaaaaaattaACATATTAGTACGCCTATAATATAAGTGTACATCATTGTACACATGTGACAGAACTTATATGTGTACATATTAGTACACCTATAATACAAgtatatagttgtacacatgtgacAAAAATTACATATGTTTTTAGTATCCCACAGGCCCCACACTAGGACTCTTAATTAAACTTTAGTGAACAATTTGTTTTCGTTCCAGGGTTTGgacttttcttctttgtaattttGTATAAATGAGTGATTCTCTAAAATGAGTAGTGGATGAATTCTCATCTTACAGATGAAGCATTTATTGGAATGTCAAAGTGGTCTTACATGGAGGTGGTAATGAATGGTTTCAACTCCAACGACTCAGTTGATGCTGGTTCAATCTCTGCATTAGTGTTTCAATTCCAGGTATGTAAGAGTGTTTGTATAttcagttttttttgttttgttaggATCGAATGACATTGGAAATAAGAGACGTGAGAGTAGTTGATATTGACCTTTCTGGCAATTCTCCTATTGGGGTGGTACTTTCCCATCCCGAAGATCTGCAAGTAGTTgctttaatttttctttgtttatattatttttcttggATTTTGTTAGATTTTTGTGTATGTGTACGTACTTTTACTCCAGTGTGTTATGCCATGGATGAGAGTAGATATAGTCAGTTTTGTGTGAGCATGGACGTTAAGCTTGTTagattttgtagatgtgtacttTATTGTACACCGGTGCATCATGTGATGGACATATGACCTGTATTGTAGTTTTCAATGTTGGATATGTGTCATTTATGTAGGTGTGTACATGTACACTGATGTCTTATGTCATACTTGTATACATGTATATGTGCGCATGttgttaatgtgcacatagtaAGGTAAAAAAATGTCttgattcttcataatatttctgTAGGAGCATGATACAATAATAGCTTGAGTTTAATTACGACTTTTCGTTTCATCTCCGTGTATGCTTGAGATTTCCTGATAACAAAATGTTGCAGAACCTTTGGCATACTTATAGCTTTATATGTTCTCAGTTCTTGTTAGTTGTCGTTCTTTCCTGAAAAAATGTTCACTCTTTATCCAACATGTGTAGATAGTTTTACATATGTAtatttttaatgtgtacatagttgtacacatgttgattgtttTTGTAGCTGATTATAGTTTTTAAATTATGAAGCCCTTGATCTGACTTTTATGATTACGGTCGAAAATTAGACTTCAATCTCATACATTGGGGGTGACTTATGGGATGACATAACCTAAATCTTGTTTTGTATATGTTTCTTTTCTATGAAATTTACAAAGAACATCTTGACGACATGTATGTAACTGCAGTTTTTCTTTACTCTCTGCAGACGTCCAGGTGCTGATAAAATCTACAATGTTTTCAACAATCAACTTTATGCATCTCTGAAAAATTGAAATTTGATAAGCAACTCGTGATGGAGAACGTATCAAAGATAATTACTGAAGCAGATGGTTACCAATTACATCTTATCGCCCATGAACAAGGATATCGTTGTCTCATTGAATCTTTGTTAATTATTATTAGAGGTCGTGCAGAGGTAGCAGTTGATGCAGTAGGCATTACTTAAACTCACTGCCTATATTCCCTGTCAAACATAGTTGTACACACTAGCGTAAATCGACATTTTTAAAGaataaaaattatatagtcatatgagtACTCTTTTTGTTGATCTCGGAAAGAACTTtctgaatatataaagtttgtgaattttggatgagcggttcaaaagataaattgtttttaattatttttatattatttaaagttGCTAACATCACCATGAGTCATTTTAGACTAAACtttaaatatttggactaaattgtaaatcagcaaggttatttatgtattttccatattttgaataACTTTTGGACTAATATGTACCTAGTTGACTCGGCCTGGACTAAATTGTACTTTTTGACGTGTTTTTgtactaaaccgtattttttccCTGATTTTAGTAAGCCGCCATGATGCTGGGACCAGCCAGAATTTGGCCATATGGGGAGATAAATAAATTTTAGGGGGTGCAAAAAGCCTTATGGATAGTTCAAAAAAGATTGTTATGGGTCCAAATTAGGCTTTGGAGCTAACTGGGATGTGGTGCAAGTGCCCACCCCTGCACTGGGCTGGCTCCACCCCTGGGAAGGGGTTGGCCAATATAGCACCGTTACTTTACCAGATTAGGCAGGCACAGCCGTTGTTATTTCACTAGATGACTTACTTTTGTAACTCTGTTGAATCTTCTTCTCAACTATTTTAACCATATAGATGATGGTATAAGACCAATTGCATCATCAATTCCCAACCTCACTATTAAATAAACTCATTCAGGCCAACTGAATCACTGttaattacaaaaagaaaaagaaaaagaaaattcaacattaacatataaaaaattattaGATATTTTCATTTAAAAACACAAGTGTTACATATTTGGTTGGGACATAATCACAAAGAGTGCTGAAATGGATTTTATATATGAAAGACATAATCATTGATCCGCAATCGACTCTTGACTGAAACTTGATAACTCCGATCTCAAAGAAACATTTCATACCATATGGTCGTAAACCTTTCCCATCAATTCTTAATTACTGAGAAAGAAGTATCCTTGAAAGAAACACAAGATTATGAAACCACGATCCATAATCAATTCCTATTCCGCCACTAAATAATTTGTTGATGGCCTATTTCTGAGAGAAAAAATCATAGCGTTGCTGCTGAGGAATACTTGATTGTGTGTGTGGatcattgatgagtgccaaatattgtatatatttatccctttttgttggcatttaactcatcttttgcgcattaattctacattttatcccatattctgtattttcattgttttcaagaataaatatttttattaattaattttgcatttttaggtaataaataaagttcggatgagtcgcggagcgaaaagagcagaaaagtagtgaaaagccgggagaaattacgcaaggaagccgcgaagaatggtgcgcacaacctcattttctacacaacaaaagcgcctccgttctcagccatcagatcagttctcaggagcatccgacggtcgctccttcatagagcatcaaaatctgaagtctctgccgagcaccacagcgctgaaattccaagccttcagattagatggtagttgaatccagcggtcacctcatcactgtgcatcaaatcctgatggttccgcccaacactacagcacctaacctaatctagcaccgttgacttcgttgtgttccgcatccaacggtcgatacaaactgcttctctcttagacgtccgatctacctaccatcgtcacatcctacggaccagatagctgctcatcaacttcagataatcccgcctcacaccagaacatctcatgccctaaaactatcgaaccaacctcattcttcctcttcccttctctttcttttccttctccttcacccgacagttgcagagctctgcaactgcaactcctgcccctgccatgccgccaacaccatcacctccacagttctgccaccaccaccccatcccaagtttctctcttgtctcgtttttagcatcaaactaggtgctacaagctagaacagtgagaagctagggttacatAATCGCAAaggggacaaaacttgaagagacaggagcagaagaagaagataaagcatgggtatgaacttaatcgcagaggggacaacgaaatcagtgagtaattttgggaatttgagaaaaccctaatttcaatttagggtttcgaaaaattagggtttgttgtaaactataaatatggatgttgttgccactgttaaaacttgttcttggactagccaagtttccccctaattgggttagcctaatttcaattgttcattGTAGTGTCTTgttctgttagtgtcttgttactgttaatgtgcaattttcaattgttcctgttagtgtcttgttcctgttagtgtcttgttcatgtcattcttagatgtgtgaaatgttttaggataaaattgaatcaaggtaagccacattttactctcacagtgcatatcatgtatgctttgtagttaggataaaactatgtgatattaccacaactcataccttattgacattgtcagattctttgactaattgtgctttagtcagacatttagtgcttaggattgacacatcagttgtgattcaactatccattggtgaaacaccttaggtaaaaggcagACTTGAACCTTACCTTTACCTGCTGtaaggaagaattggcatgatcagttgaattcatcttcttgtcttcactgatttgttttgctctttttcatgtttagaatcattccattgttcactgttttctttctttcatttgctattttcttcacatcactgcccttggccttaggccttggttcatcctttgtgtcattttgttttgcctttgtgttctgttgttgctgtttagtctTTCCAATGCTTGTACATTCTACTTGCACTCCTGCTTGCTTTTTGTTCACTGCTTAAgcagctgcagctgttgctgcagctctgttgttactgcactgctgcctttctgcagatgTTGCTGCCAAGTTGCAGCTGCTactgcatttcttctactgcagcTGCTTCTTCTGTGCAGCTCTTCCTCTGTTGCCCTgcagcactgctgcattgcttcctGCCACTGTCTTTCTTGCACTGCTactgccactccttgccttgtgctgctgttgcaaTACTGACTTCTCTTCTGTGGTTGTTGCATAgttgctgcttgctttgctccaaagctcacttcattcttgagcccaagttcaactcagtgaagcccaaaggcccagattcttaactgtaagaccaaaaccaaagcccagttcattaaggcccaagtcaaattcattgttaaggcccagccCAATTCATAAGTGAACAACTGAGCACAAGACTCAGATCACTGTAAGGCCAGAGCCTAGTGAACtgctaagcccaattcattcaaagggcattcaaacccattagtactcaaagcccaatctaagccaaaaggcttctaagtccaaagcaaactagaaacccaattagctaaaacacttccgaaacacacccgatctctgtggatcgacccgtacttgcacgagctacaactgacgaccgtgcacttgcggtattactgtaggcccgtttccattgcaccatttttatacactcttccggacctgccaagtttttggcgccgctgccggggatcggtgttgtgttttatctgtgtttttcttagctatttttgcatttcatttcatagcatttgcatctgcatctgcttcatttcatttgctgttggacctgctgattctgaacctgtttttcctctgctgggacgccaccaaggaaaagaaccaaaacccaactgggtttttgcaacaatatcagagcagctgggctgtgctaaaaaggtaagcctaaacccatttcattgagagaacccaacctgtgggcttccaattttttatttgtgggcttgtaataattaacccaattttttgggctttttatttttctattttgggtttgtaataatttatgtgtgggcttgttgtttaatttgtgggcttgtatttattttgtgtgggcttgtttaaatttttccattggacttgtattttggactctgggtttaaacccagctgataaccgattgtgggccgcagccttccttccatttcattagaggcttgcacagtgggcttgctcccattcaaaaccaaattttatttttttaattttatttttctttaaaaaaaaaaaaaaaaaaaaaaaaaaaaaaatatttctactttgcccccaattttaaaaccaaatttttacttgctcccatcttaaaccaaatttttatttttactcccattttaaaccaaattttcaaatgtctcccaccaaaaccaaatttttcccaaaaatccaaaccctttaaaaaccaaatttttcccaaaaatccaaaccctttaaaaaccaaattctgagctttgtaa comes from Papaver somniferum cultivar HN1 chromosome 7, ASM357369v1, whole genome shotgun sequence and encodes:
- the LOC113296503 gene encoding protein farnesyltransferase/geranylgeranyltransferase type-1 subunit alpha-like is translated as MAHRQWVFQALGGWEGELDYCHQLLEDDIFNNSAWNQIFRSDKISSLWRPSDSEHKLASDGIQALIFATLATMWMNSHLTDEAFIGMSKWSYMEVVMNGFNSNDSVDAGSISALVFQFQDRMTLEIRDVRVVDIDLSGNSPIGVCVMPWMRVDIVSFV